One Amycolatopsis thermophila DNA segment encodes these proteins:
- a CDS encoding DUF2020 domain-containing protein has product MRRVLPTLFAAAALAGCAAQPAPPATPPSSSAPATTAVQLPPEPAPVRAAKCPYLDSQFVADANGQRVSKVEISADQPHPACFFYALTGKVQLTVRVYTGDPAVAKALVDQAAPVATSNPATDPPGWQGGYAAKPDGAVYAVARAGTAVIVTTNQQQTVKARTVARQAIAGL; this is encoded by the coding sequence ATGCGACGAGTACTGCCCACCCTGTTCGCAGCTGCCGCGCTGGCCGGCTGCGCCGCGCAACCGGCGCCGCCGGCGACTCCGCCGTCCTCGAGCGCGCCAGCGACGACCGCCGTGCAGCTGCCGCCTGAACCCGCGCCCGTGCGCGCCGCCAAGTGTCCGTACCTGGACAGCCAGTTCGTCGCCGACGCGAACGGGCAGCGGGTGTCCAAGGTCGAGATCTCCGCCGACCAGCCGCACCCGGCCTGCTTCTTCTACGCGCTGACCGGCAAGGTCCAGCTCACCGTGCGGGTCTACACCGGCGATCCGGCTGTCGCGAAGGCGCTCGTCGATCAGGCCGCCCCGGTCGCCACCAGCAACCCCGCGACCGATCCGCCAGGGTGGCAGGGCGGTTACGCAGCGAAACCGGACGGCGCGGTATATGCCGTGGCCAGGGCCGGTACGGCGGTCATCGTGACGACCAACCAGCAACAGACGGTGAAGGCGAGAACCGTTGCCCGGCAGGCGATCGCGGGCCTTTAA
- a CDS encoding spermidine synthase — MAGRGTNRRRDTRRPVPGRYPVRFGLAELLADADRANAWLLTVDEVAQSYVDLDDPAHLEFEYVRRIGDVIDCLDAGPLDALHLGGAGCTVPRYIAATRPGSRQLVFDADEPLIDLVREQLDLRSVPNLRVRISDGREGVTTRRDDSADLVVADVFQRARMPGDVATLEFTGDVDRVLRPTGTYLINVADGPGLKFARRVVATIGTVFPHVVMLADSGVLRGRRFGNVVLAASRKDLPLAGISRRAASAAFPARVTSGADLDRFRGNAKPITDDEAVDTPRPPWNVFGLPPKT; from the coding sequence GTGACACCCGGCGCCCGGTTCCCGGGCGGTACCCCGTCCGCTTCGGGCTCGCCGAACTGCTCGCCGACGCCGACCGCGCCAACGCGTGGCTCCTCACCGTCGACGAGGTCGCTCAGTCCTATGTGGATCTCGACGATCCGGCGCACCTCGAGTTCGAGTACGTCCGGCGCATCGGCGACGTGATCGACTGCCTCGACGCGGGACCGCTCGACGCCCTGCACCTCGGCGGCGCCGGATGCACCGTGCCGCGCTACATCGCGGCGACCCGGCCCGGCTCGCGGCAGCTGGTCTTCGACGCCGACGAACCGCTCATCGACCTCGTGCGCGAGCAGCTCGACCTGCGCAGCGTGCCGAACCTGCGCGTGCGCATCTCCGACGGACGGGAAGGCGTCACGACGCGGCGGGACGACTCGGCCGACCTCGTCGTCGCGGACGTCTTCCAGCGCGCCCGGATGCCCGGCGACGTGGCGACGCTGGAGTTCACCGGCGACGTCGACCGGGTCCTCCGTCCGACTGGCACCTACCTCATCAACGTCGCCGACGGGCCGGGCCTGAAGTTCGCCCGGCGGGTGGTCGCCACGATCGGCACGGTGTTCCCGCACGTCGTGATGCTCGCCGATTCCGGGGTGCTGCGCGGGCGCCGGTTCGGCAACGTCGTGCTCGCCGCGTCGCGCAAGGACCTCCCGCTCGCCGGGATCAGCCGCCGCGCCGCCTCGGCGGCCTTCCCGGCCCGCGTCACCAGCGGCGCCGACCTGGACCGGTTCCGCGGCAACGCCAAGCCGATCACCGACGACGAGGCCGTCGACACCCCGCGCCCGCCGTGGAACGTCTTCGGCCTGCCCCCGAAGACCTAG
- a CDS encoding helix-turn-helix transcriptional regulator: MTDADAVLAALRPVLDGLAATFGSNCEVVLHDYRRPEGSVVAVAGEVTGRAPGGAMSELGLSLLKQGRDARDQINYLTRTDAGRVIKASTLLLRDRDGEVFGALCVNVDVTDLRHAAVLLGELAAVTALPDATTTFTNDVGQLIRAVVAEEELKLGRPVSRMTRTERLDLFRALDERGLFALQKAVPEVAAALGISRASAYNHLAQIRS, translated from the coding sequence GTGACCGATGCCGACGCGGTGCTCGCCGCGCTCCGACCCGTGCTCGACGGCCTGGCGGCCACGTTCGGCAGCAACTGCGAGGTCGTCCTGCACGACTACCGCCGGCCGGAGGGCTCCGTCGTCGCGGTCGCCGGCGAGGTCACCGGGCGGGCGCCGGGCGGTGCGATGAGCGAGCTCGGGCTGAGCCTGCTCAAGCAGGGCCGGGACGCGCGGGACCAGATCAACTACCTGACGCGGACCGACGCCGGCCGCGTCATCAAGGCGTCGACGCTGCTGTTGCGCGACCGCGACGGTGAGGTGTTCGGCGCGCTGTGCGTCAACGTGGATGTGACCGACCTGCGGCACGCGGCGGTGTTGCTCGGCGAGCTGGCGGCGGTGACCGCGCTGCCCGACGCGACCACGACGTTCACCAACGACGTCGGGCAGCTGATCCGGGCCGTGGTGGCCGAGGAGGAGCTGAAGCTCGGGCGGCCGGTGAGCCGGATGACGCGCACCGAGCGGCTGGACCTGTTCCGCGCCCTGGACGAGCGCGGGCTGTTCGCACTGCAGAAGGCGGTGCCCGAGGTGGCGGCCGCGCTGGGCATCTCCCGCGCCTCGGCCTACAACCACCTGGCGCAGATCAGGTCCTAG
- a CDS encoding M14 family metallopeptidase, protein MLALVTGAALLTAAAPARAAAADFPAGDEGYHTYAEVTAELQKAAANHPDLVALSSVGKSFEGRDLNVLKISDDVAADEGEPEVLFTCNQHAREHLTTEMCLHIVQRFTDGYATDPNVRAMVDGHVIWVIPNVNPDGSEYDISGTDYKYWRKNRKPVAGGDEIGADLNRNWGYKWGCCDGSSSRPASETYHGPAAFSEPETQAVSRFVDSRVVGGTQRIKAHIDFHTYSELVLWPFGHTKDDTGEGMTAEENARFRDVGQRMAGTNGYQAKQSSDLYVTDGDINDWMWGTHKILSYTFEMYPTGPFPGFYPPDEDIARETTRNDRAVDILVGEAR, encoded by the coding sequence CTGCTGGCCCTGGTGACCGGAGCCGCCCTGCTGACTGCGGCCGCACCCGCTCGCGCGGCGGCGGCGGACTTCCCGGCAGGCGATGAGGGCTACCACACCTACGCCGAGGTCACGGCGGAACTGCAGAAGGCGGCCGCGAACCACCCGGACCTCGTGGCGCTGTCCAGCGTGGGCAAGTCCTTCGAGGGCCGCGACCTGAACGTGCTGAAGATCAGCGACGACGTCGCGGCGGACGAGGGCGAGCCGGAAGTGCTGTTCACCTGCAACCAGCACGCCCGCGAGCACCTGACCACCGAGATGTGCCTGCACATCGTGCAGCGCTTCACCGACGGGTACGCGACCGACCCGAACGTCAGGGCGATGGTGGACGGCCACGTGATCTGGGTGATCCCCAACGTCAACCCGGACGGCTCCGAGTACGACATCTCCGGCACCGACTACAAGTACTGGCGCAAGAACCGCAAGCCCGTCGCGGGCGGCGACGAGATCGGCGCGGACCTCAACCGCAACTGGGGCTACAAGTGGGGTTGCTGCGACGGTTCGAGTTCGCGGCCGGCGTCGGAGACCTACCACGGCCCGGCCGCGTTCTCCGAGCCGGAGACGCAGGCGGTGTCGCGGTTCGTCGACTCGCGCGTGGTCGGCGGAACCCAGCGGATCAAGGCCCACATCGACTTCCACACCTACTCAGAACTGGTGCTCTGGCCGTTCGGGCACACCAAGGACGACACCGGCGAGGGCATGACGGCCGAGGAGAACGCCCGCTTCCGCGACGTCGGCCAGCGGATGGCCGGGACCAACGGCTACCAGGCCAAGCAGTCCAGCGACCTCTACGTCACCGACGGCGACATCAACGACTGGATGTGGGGCACCCACAAGATCCTCAGCTACACCTTCGAGATGTACCCGACCGGCCCGTTCCCCGGCTTCTACCCGCCGGACGAGGACATCGCGCGGGAGACCACCCGCAATGACAGGGCCGTCGACATCCTGGTCGGCGAGGCGCGCTAG
- a CDS encoding DUF6918 family protein, producing the protein MADTLKEILLDSSRRPAVVSDLETLVDEEVSDKGGVSGAVIKTGFAAVKKIKPGIIGSAVDSLLDDFAAALEPFYADYRAQGGADFGAFLSGRGDQAADALLGVTDARAAKSSRDSIKKVYEKLRPNGKKNVEEALPRLGKLIDKHAAAA; encoded by the coding sequence GTGGCTGACACCCTCAAGGAAATCCTGCTCGACTCCAGCAGGCGTCCGGCCGTCGTGAGCGACCTCGAGACGCTGGTCGACGAAGAGGTCTCGGACAAGGGCGGCGTGTCCGGCGCCGTCATCAAGACCGGCTTCGCCGCGGTCAAGAAGATCAAGCCGGGCATCATCGGCTCCGCCGTGGACAGCCTGCTCGACGACTTCGCCGCCGCGCTCGAGCCGTTCTACGCCGACTACCGGGCCCAGGGTGGCGCCGACTTCGGTGCCTTCCTGTCCGGCCGTGGCGACCAGGCCGCCGACGCGCTGCTGGGCGTCACCGACGCGCGCGCCGCCAAGAGCAGCCGTGACAGCATCAAGAAGGTGTACGAGAAGCTGCGCCCGAACGGCAAGAAGAACGTCGAGGAGGCGCTGCCCCGCCTGGGCAAGCTGATCGACAAGCACGCGGCCGCCGCCTGA